ATTATTTATCTTATTTGTATTATCTTTTACCTGTTTATCAATTTGATTTATTCTATTCTTATTCTTATCAAGATTATTTCCAAAAGATGCTAAAGATAAAAGTGAAAGAAAAAGTACAATCTTTTTCTTCATATTATTGCTCCTCTCTTAAATCTTGAAAATCTTCCTCTATTTCTTCCTTAATTTCTTCTACTGCCTGATTTTTACATTCTTCATTTTTATTTTTTTCATAATATTTAATATTGTAATATCTATTTAAGAATAAATAGTTAATAACAAATACTAATGCTATTGTAATTAATAAAACTACTAATAAGAAATTAGTTTCTTTTCCTAAAGTACTAAATCCTTGTACAGCTGTAGTTCCTTTAGCTTTTTCTATTAATCCTACTATAGCTCCTCTAATTTGAACATATATGAAATAGCTAAACCCACCAGAAATTAATACTGCTAATACTGATTCTAAAAAGAATGTAGTTTTAATAAATTCTTTAGATTTACCCTCTAATAGACTTTCATATATTTCTCTTTTTCTTGTTTTAACTGTAAGTCCAACTATATTAAATATTATCATTACAGAGAAAATAATTAAGAAAATTATTGCATATTTAATAAAATAGTCTAAAGCTGAACTAAACATTACTGTTTGATTGACAACCTTTGCTCTTAAATCTATGCTTGATACTTCACTTAATTCACTTAATTTAGTATTTAATTCATCTATATTAACATCTCTTTTTAAATGC
This genomic interval from Streptobacillus ratti contains the following:
- a CDS encoding cell division protein FtsX; the protein is MTGKLFGGVKENIKAEKGAFFSAVTTFILIFTLINIFVFGALNADLYRLKEEQANQVILYINDLNDEEKKSLQEKVLNLDGVSSLRFVSKDVALKSLEKELNVDLSSEPNPLEDAFFVHLKRDVNIDELNTKLSELSEVSSIDLRAKVVNQTVMFSSALDYFIKYAIIFLIIFSVMIIFNIVGLTVKTRKREIYESLLEGKSKEFIKTTFFLESVLAVLISGGFSYFIYVQIRGAIVGLIEKAKGTTAVQGFSTLGKETNFLLVVLLITIALVFVINYLFLNRYYNIKYYEKNKNEECKNQAVEEIKEEIEEDFQDLREEQ